CGACGGCGCATGCGGCTGGCAGTGGACGGCGCCCTAGTGTTGCGTCTGCAGGAGGGGCGGTTCGATGCGTTCGAGCTCGGCGACGACGAGCCGCGCCACCGTGGGACGCTGCTCATGGCCTCACCGCTGCCCGAGTGGTACGAGCTGTTCGTATCCGGGTCGGCGGCCGCCATCGTGTACGACGGCGTCGTTCGATTCATCGATCTTGCCGCACCGGGGGGTCCGCGGTTCGTCGAGCGCCACCCGGTTTCCAGCATGATCGTCGCGACGGACGGGGGCGCCTTCTACGTCGGGCTGAACTCGGACGGTCAGCCCCCCGGCATCGTGACGAAGTTCGTCGTCGTCGACGGACATGTCCGTCGCATGGCCGAAGCCCGACCTTCAGGCCAGATCCGCACCCTGATCGCGTCCGATGGGCGCGTCGGTGCGGTCATCGAGCGACCCGGCGGATCGAGGACGATCGAGGTCTTCGAGAGTCGGTCGCCCGGATCGCTCGTCCCGTTGCTGTCCGTGCCTGTCCCGTCAGTCCCGGTCGGTCTAGGCCGCACGTCGTTGCTGTTCCAAGAGAGTAACGACATCATCGTCTGGGACATCACGGCGATGCCCTCTCCGACAGAGCGCGGGCGTTGGCACCGCGACGACGACTCGCCGGATCATACGCGGATCGTGTGGTCGGCGTTCGACGGCCCGGCGGACGATGTGCTCGTGCTCACGGAGATGTTGGCCGGCAATGGCGACTTGATCGGCCACGAGCTCTTCCGGCTGCGCCAAGTCGTCGGCGCCGGGTTGGAGGTGATCAGCAAGGAGAGCGCGCCGACCGGCCACAGCGCATTTGGCGGCGGGTCCGCCTGCTTCGTGGCTGGGGCGCCTTATCCCGGCTCCGACGGCGCCTACTCGCAGCGCAACGAAGGAGCGTTCATCTGTCGGCGCGGCGGGGAGCGGTATCGCGTGTTGCCGCCGGTCGAGGGCTCGCCCGACGGCGAGTTCGAGACCCGCTTCCAGAGGCCGGCGAAGGCGTTCGAGGTGGACGGGAACTTCTACATCGCCTCCAACGGCTACACGTATCGCCTCGCGGACGACGGGTCGGGCAAGCTGAGGGCGGTGAGTCGGGCGGAAGACACGGTGGCCAGTCTTACCGAACCGATCTTCCATCTGCCGAGCCGGACCTTGATCGTGCACGAAGGGAGGCTGAAGGATCTGTTCGATGCGGGCGGCGTCATCGGCCTCCGGGACACCGGCGTGGCGGCCGAAGGGCCGCACGTGACGGATCCCGGCCTCGTCGTGATGAACAAGGTCACGGCGCCCGAGCCGAGGGTCGATCTCACGCTCCACGATCCGGTGACGCTCCAGGTGCTCGGATCCGTCGTCTTGCCGGGCAGCGCAGAGCCGAACGTCGTCGTAAACGGCGGCAGCCACCTCTACGTGAGTTCGGGCGCCAACATGTGGCTCAACGTCGACCTCACCGTGCCGGCTGCTCCGCGGCTCGTGGGCGAGTTCGCATGGACATGGCCTTCCCCTGCCCCCTTCGTCGCACGCGGGACGATCGCGTACACGTTCGAGAACGAGCAGATCGCGGGGCCCGAGGCTACGCTGCGCCTCCGGCTGATCGATCTCGCCGCTGACCCGCCGCGCCAGATCGGCCTCGTCGACATCACAGATGACGTTCCCGTGAGCCATCCGGGTTGGTACCACTGGCTCTATCGCTTCGGCGACATCATCTACGTCACGCGACCGAGCGGGTGGATCACCCGCCTGGACGTTCGGACGCCGGGAACGCCCGTGCCCTTGGCGCCCATTACGGTCATCGCCGAGGACATGAAGCTGTTTGAACTGCCGGACCATGTTGCCATCTGGAGCGGCCACGGGGTCGAGGGTCAGGTTATCTCCTTCGTTTCCGGCGACGTGGATGCCGATCTCGGCGCGACGCAGCGCTGGCGAGGCTGGATGAGCGGCGAGGTCAAGAAGCTCACGGTCGTCGATCAGCAACTCGTCGTGGAAAACTACAACCAAATCGAGAACCTCCGGTGGTCCTATGACTTGGCTGACTCGGCACATCCGGCGCCGTTGGGGAACGTGCCCTGGACGGCCGATCCGCTTCTCGCCAGCGCGGGAGGGATCCTGGCCACGGGCACGAAGGAAGGTGGCGTCACGATCTGGGACGTCTCGCGCGGCCACCGTCTGGCCCCGACCTCAAAGTGGTGCTTTGGGACGGGCCGCTGCCCACCGCCGCCCGAAGGGCCCCTCGTCACAGCCCTCGCCGTCGTCGGTCAGGCGGTATATGCACTCGGGAGCGACGGTCGTCTGGCGGTCCTCGATGTCTCCATCCCGGGGCGGACGCGCCTGATCGGCATGCACAACATCGGAGTCGGCGCCCCTCTGCTCGTGGCTGGACGTCGACTCCTGATCGGGTCTACGCCGCCCTATCAGGTCGACATCACCGAGCCGCTTTCACCTCGCCCGATCGGCCCGCTCGCGGGCGTCCCGCAGGGCCTGTGGCCTGCTGGAATGAGCGGCACGACAGCGGTATACGGCGGCGGTCGGGACATCGTGTTCATCGACTTCCGCGTGCCCGAGCGACCGGAAGTGCGCGCACACCTGCGACTCGCGGAGGAGTTCGAGACGTTGCACGCTACCGATGGGTGGACGTACGCACATGCGCATAGGCACGTCGTTTCGGGTGGTACGATCTGGGCCGTTCGTGTGGATAGCCAGAACCCTCCCAAAGTTGTCGGGCGACTCGACGTGCCACCATACGGGCGAATGGCGGCTCTGCGCGATGTCGTCTACTTCGCGCATGATGGCCGAATAGGCGTTGAAGTGCTGACCCGCTTCAGGCCAACGACCGCTATCTGGCTGCCGGTGGCGTACCGTCCACGCCGGTAGCACGGCTTCTGGCGGGTGACGCTCGCCGGCCGCCCTCTCTGCGTCTGCCACAGTGCGATTGGCAGGCCCAGGAAGGCCTGCTCGGCGGTCACTGTCCATGCGGGATCGCTGCCTCGTCGTCCTCCGAGCGGGCTATCCGCAGGTCCGCCCCCGCCGGCAGGCGCCATCCTCGATGAGGACGACTGGGCGCCTGGGGCATGTGATCCGTCCGCTGGTCGTCGTTCAGCCTTCGGTCCCCAGGCCTCTGCCCGCGAGCGCCCGCACCTGCAGATCCCCAAGGACATCCTCCACCTGCGCCAGCGCCGTCCGCAAGTCCTCCGCGATCTCCTCAGCCAAAACGTGCGGCTCGGGTAGGTTGGCGGAGTCCTCCAGACTGTCATCGCGCAGCCAGAAGATGTCCAGGCTGGCCTTGTCGCGGCTGGACAGCTCGTCGTACGTGTACGGTCGCCACCGGCCGTCCGTGTTGGCCTCTGACCACGACGCCGTCCGGTTGTGCCGATCGCCGGGGCGGAAGCACGCGACGAACTCGTCGAGGTCGGCGCGGGTCAGGCGGTTCTGTTTCAGCGTGAAGTGCTTGTTCGTGCGTAGGTCGTAGAACCACACGACCTTCGTCCACGGGGTCTCGCTGGCCGGCTTGCGGTCGAAGAACACCACATTGGCCTTCACGCCCTGGGCGTAGAAGAGGCCGGTGGGGAGGCGCAGCAGGGTGTGTACGTCGCACTCGTGCATGAGTCGGCGGCGCACGATCTCGCCGGCGCCACCCTCGAACAGGACGTTGTCGGGCACGACGACGGCGGCGCGGCCGTTGATTTTCAGCAGGCTCTTGATGTGCTGGACGAAGTTGAGCTGCTTGTTGCTCGTGGTGGTCCAGAAGTCGGGCCGGTTGTAGGTGAGGGTCTGGCGGTCCGTTTCGCCTTCCTCGTCCACGACGGTGATGCTGGACTTCTTGCCGAACGGCGGGTTCGTCATCACCACGTCGTAGTGCTCGGAGGGGACGTCGCGCAGCGAGTCGTCGGTGCGGATGGGTGGTTCCATGGTGTCGTCGGTGGGGCCGATGCCGTGGAGCAATAGGTTCATGGCGCACAGGCGGCTGACGGCGTCCACCAGCTCGACGCCGCGCAGCGCCTGGTACTGGAGGTGGCGCTTCTGGTCGCGGTCGAGGTCGTAGTGGCGGGCGACGTAGGCGTGGCCCGCCAGGAAGAAGCCGCCCGTGCCGCATGCCGGATCGCTCATGACCTCGCCGGGTCGGGGCTGGATGCAGTCGACGATGGCCTCGCAGATCGGCCGCACGGTGAAGTACTGACCCGCCCCGCTCTTGGTGTCCTGGGCGTTCCGCTCCAGCAGGCCCTCGTAGGCGTCGCCCTTCACGTCGGCGGAGATCGTCAGCCATTGCTCGGTGCCGATGAGGTCGACGATGAGCTTGCGCAGCTTGGCCGGGTCCTGGATGCGGTTCTGGGCCTTGCGGAAGATGAGGCCCAGCATGCCGCCCTCGGCGCCCAGCATGGCCAGGGTCTCGCGGTAGTGGTCCTCCAGCCGGGCGCCCTCCATCTTGGGATCGGATAGGTCGGACCAGCGGTAACCCGCCGGGACGGGCTCGTCGTCGCCGACAAGCTTGGCGCGCTCGTCGGACATCTTCAGGAACAGGAGGAAGGTGAGCTGCTCCAGGTAGTCCTGGTAGCTCAGGCCGTCGTCGCGCAGGACGTTGCAGTAGCTCCAGAGCTTCTGGACGAGGCGGTCGGACTGGCTCATGCACGTGCTCCTGGCGACCGATGCCGGTGGGGTGGTTCGAACTGCCCGTACGCGCGGCTGTCGGGTGGCATGGTTCGTCGGTAGAGCCGATATAGAGCGCCGTGAAACGCGGTGCGATAACGCCGAAGGTGAGTCATTTCATCACGTGGGTGCTTCATAGGTGCCGACACTCGGTCCAGGAACGTAGCGCGTGCCGCGCTTCTGACCGGTCCGGACCAGCCAGCCGGCATCGACCCATCGATCCAGCCGACGCTTCGCTTGGATGCGGGATAGGCTCAGGCCGTCGCGAACATCGCCATTCGTCAGGAATCCCTGCGCCGTCAGCAGAGGAAGCAAGGGCGCGAGATCCTCCGGTGGAACCTCGGGACCTCGGCGATCGGTCAAGGCGTA
This genomic stretch from Candidatus Avedoeria danica harbors:
- a CDS encoding SAM-dependent DNA methyltransferase, whose amino-acid sequence is MSQSDRLVQKLWSYCNVLRDDGLSYQDYLEQLTFLLFLKMSDERAKLVGDDEPVPAGYRWSDLSDPKMEGARLEDHYRETLAMLGAEGGMLGLIFRKAQNRIQDPAKLRKLIVDLIGTEQWLTISADVKGDAYEGLLERNAQDTKSGAGQYFTVRPICEAIVDCIQPRPGEVMSDPACGTGGFFLAGHAYVARHYDLDRDQKRHLQYQALRGVELVDAVSRLCAMNLLLHGIGPTDDTMEPPIRTDDSLRDVPSEHYDVVMTNPPFGKKSSITVVDEEGETDRQTLTYNRPDFWTTTSNKQLNFVQHIKSLLKINGRAAVVVPDNVLFEGGAGEIVRRRLMHECDVHTLLRLPTGLFYAQGVKANVVFFDRKPASETPWTKVVWFYDLRTNKHFTLKQNRLTRADLDEFVACFRPGDRHNRTASWSEANTDGRWRPYTYDELSSRDKASLDIFWLRDDSLEDSANLPEPHVLAEEIAEDLRTALAQVEDVLGDLQVRALAGRGLGTEG